The genomic window GAAATCCCAGGGCCTGGAGGCTCTCCTCCAATTCCGCCAGGTGCGCCGTGACCAGGGCCGATGTGTCAACATTTTGACAGAGCAGGTCGGCCGTCACCTCCCGTTCCCGGACGCCCAGGTCGATCATCATCTCCCCGAGGGCCTCGAGGTTCAGGAAAAAAACCACCCGGAGAGGCGCGCCCTCTTCCTTTTCCGTCTCGTCGCCACGTCCACCGAACTCGATGAAAATATCCTGCATGGCCGGGCCGTGGGGAAAAGCGAAGGGGATTTGAACCATGAAGCGGCTGTCCCGCTCTCCGGACACGACGTTGAGGACCTGCCCTGTTTCCAGGTGCCGGACCGACCGGTCGGCGAAGTCGGCCAGACGCAGGAGGGCCCCCGTCTCCCCGTCCCGGATGTCAGGCCGCCCGGCCAGCCACGATCGGATTTCGTCGCTGAGCCTGAACATGGCGCTTTTCAGATCATTCCCGGACGGGGGCGGCCCCTTCTCCAGAACCGCTTTTCTCAGGGCGTGCTCCAGCAGAAGGCCCGAATGGGTCAGAAAATCCCGGATGAAAAGGGGGTTCTTCATGGTCTCCGTGGAAAAGATCAGGGTGCGGATCAACCGCCCCAGGGCATCAGAGCGGTCCCGCAACAGGCCCTCCGGCAGCGTTTTCAGATTCTCGGGACTGAAAAGGACCCCGGCGGACTGAAAAAGGTCCGCCATGGCCAGGGGAGCGGCGCGAAACGCCTTCAGGTAACCCGAGATCAGGGCCTGTTCCCCTCCGGCGTCGCCGGGGATCACCCGCAGCAGAATCCGGGGCTGCAGGCTCTCCACCTGGACCTGGAGCGTCTGGCCGACCTGCAGGGGCATGACCGCTTCCGCCGTGACGGGGGCGCCCTTCAGCATGACCACCACCCGGTTGCCGTCGAGTTTCTGCGTAATTCGGGCTTCCAGATTCTCCCCCGGTTTCATCGGGGGGAACCCGGGGGATTCGAACTTCTCCCCGATCGCCCGGATCAGCAGTTGCGACGGGACGCCCTTAACCCGGTAGGGCGCCATCAGGCCTGCTCACTTCCGGCGTTCAGCAGGCCCTTGATCAAGGCGAGTTCCCCGTCCGTCACGCCGCATGCACGGGCCACCTCCCGGTCCGACTCGCCCTGTCGGATCAGGCGGACCGCATCCCGGTAACGCAGATTCGCTTCGGCCCCGCCGGGGGAATCCCCCTCCCGGCCCCGGTCCAGTTTTTCCGCCGCTTCCGCCAGCAGCGCGCCCAGGGCTTTTTCCCGGTCATCGATCTGCCGGATCATGTCACCCAGGGTTTTACGCCCCCGATCCAGGGTTTCCTGGAAATGCTTGCATTCCTCCCGGGATTCGTCAAGGAGCGCCCTGAACCGTGACAGATCGTCCTCGTCCGGCAGGGGAGGCGGCGGCGCCCCGCGGCTTCCTCTGAAATCCCGGAAGAGCAGAAACAACACGGCGATGCAGAGAATCACCTCAACCGCGATCTGGGTAATCAGCAACAACTGGATGTTCATTTCAGGCCTTGATATCGATGTGACTGCCCGGAACCGGTTCGTCTTCCGGGTGTTCAGCCGGCGGCAGATCCTGCTCTTCCGGCTCGTGTCCGTCCCGCGTCTCCCGCTTTTTCCCCTCATGCCTGAAGCTGTCCCGGATCACGGGCGCATCCTTCTTCTCGAGATCCTTCACGCGCTCCTTCTGCAGCCGCCTCTCCTCCTGCAGTTGGAGGTTGAAATACCGCTGCTGCATGTCCCCGTGCTGCTGCTGCACATTCTGGACCTTTTCCATTGCGTGGGACTGGAGAATGGACTGCTGGGCATCGACCGGTCTAACCATGGCGATCTCTCTCCTTGTTTCACCTTCCCCGCCCTGTCCGACTGCGGGTCCGTGACCGGGAGATCTTCACCCCCCGTCGCCTACCGATAGGGAATGGCAACCGTCACGGCATTGTAAGCCCCTTCACGGGACAGATGGATGTGGGCCCGATGATGTTTCAGCAGCAGACAGGCATGGAAAAAACCATCGAGATCGGCGTCGGGCGCCGCGACCTCGCCGCCCTGTTCCAGCTGATCCGCGAAGCGAATGATTGCTTCCTGAAAAGGCCCGCCTGAATCGCGAAGGCGGACATAAACCTTTCCGTCGTCGCCGTCCGTGGACAGGAAAAAGACCCTCTGCGGCTCGTTTCTCATGGCGGTCATCGCCCGGCGGATCAGGGCGAAAAAGCTCAGGGAATAATCAGC from Deltaproteobacteria bacterium includes these protein-coding regions:
- a CDS encoding DUF2802 domain-containing protein, coding for MNIQLLLITQIAVEVILCIAVLFLLFRDFRGSRGAPPPPLPDEDDLSRFRALLDESREECKHFQETLDRGRKTLGDMIRQIDDREKALGALLAEAAEKLDRGREGDSPGGAEANLRYRDAVRLIRQGESDREVARACGVTDGELALIKGLLNAGSEQA
- a CDS encoding flagellar hook-length control protein FliK; this encodes MAPYRVKGVPSQLLIRAIGEKFESPGFPPMKPGENLEARITQKLDGNRVVVMLKGAPVTAEAVMPLQVGQTLQVQVESLQPRILLRVIPGDAGGEQALISGYLKAFRAAPLAMADLFQSAGVLFSPENLKTLPEGLLRDRSDALGRLIRTLIFSTETMKNPLFIRDFLTHSGLLLEHALRKAVLEKGPPPSGNDLKSAMFRLSDEIRSWLAGRPDIRDGETGALLRLADFADRSVRHLETGQVLNVVSGERDSRFMVQIPFAFPHGPAMQDIFIEFGGRGDETEKEEGAPLRVVFFLNLEALGEMMIDLGVREREVTADLLCQNVDTSALVTAHLAELEESLQALGFQVMRMTCGVRDDVEAAKRDYLRDASWHEERAINLFA